A genomic region of Miscanthus floridulus cultivar M001 chromosome 3, ASM1932011v1, whole genome shotgun sequence contains the following coding sequences:
- the LOC136541422 gene encoding photosystem I reaction center subunit psaK, chloroplastic-like — translation MASQLSAAAVPQFHGLRGYASPRSAVAMPSMRVGRKRSQGIRCGYIGSATNLIMVTTTTLMLFAGRFGLAPSANRKATAGLKLEARDSGLQTGDPAGFTFADTLACGAVGHILGVGIVLGLKNIGALDQIIG, via the exons ATGGCCTCCCagctctccgccgccgccgtgccgcaGTTCCACGGCCTCCGGGGCTACGCCTCGCCCAGGTCCGCGGTGGCGATGCCGTCCATGAGGGTGGGCAGGAAGAGGTCCCAGGGCATCCGCTGCGGCTACATCGGCTCCGCCACCAACCTG ATCATGGTGACGACGACGACGCTGATGCTGTTCGCGGGGCGGTTCGGGCTGGCGCCGTCGGCGAACCGGAAGGCGACGGCGGGGCTCAAGCTGGAGGCGCGCGACTCCGGGCTGCAGACGGGCGACCCCGCCGGGTTCACCTTCGCCGACACGCTGGCCTGCGGCGCCGTCGGCCACATCCTCGGCGTCGGCATCGTGCTCGGGCTCAAGAACATCGGCGCCCTCGACCAGATCATCGGCTAG
- the LOC136541419 gene encoding pentatricopeptide repeat-containing protein At4g21065-like translates to MLDGAGGRTPSTHPALRHCVALLRLHLAAPSLATAKQLHARALRAGVPPAHPLLAKHLLFHLASLRAPPLRYAVAVLTRLLPDPDPFSLNTVLRIAASSPRPSLALALHARRLAPPDTHTYPPLLQACARLLSLRDGERIHAEAAKNGLATLVFVKNSLVHLYGACGLFESAHRVFDEIPVRECNLVSWNSMLNGFAANGRPNEVLTIFREMLDVNFMPDGFTMVSVLTGSAEIGALALGRRVHVYLTKVGLVGNSHVGNALIDLYAKCGCVEDARRVFEEMGTERTVVSWTSLIVGLAVNGFGKEALELFGVMEREKLVPTEITMVGVLYACSHCGLVDDGFMYFDRMKEEYNIAPRIEHLGCMVDLLGRAGKVKEAYDYILTMPLEPNAVVWRTLLGACAMHKKLELGEAAWARLVELDPGHSGDYVLLSNLYAAVGRWADVHVLRKTMVKDGVRKNPGRSLVELRNYVYEFVMGDRSHPESEQIYQMLAEIADRLRREGYIPRTSNVLADIEEEEKETALNYHSERLAIAFALLNSLSGTPIRIVKNLRVCGDCHTAIKLISKIYDREIIVRDRSRFHHFKGGSCSCKDYW, encoded by the coding sequence ATGCTCGACGGCGCCGGTGGCCGGACGCCGTCGACGCACCCGGCGCTGCGCCACTGCGTCGCgctcctccgcctccacctcgccgCGCCGTCCCTTGCCACCGCCAAGCAGCTGCACGCGCGCGCCCTCCGCGCGGGCGTGCCGCCCGCGCACCCGCTCCTCGCCAAGCACCTCCTCTTCCACCTCGCCTCCctccgcgcccctcccctccgctACGCCGTCGCCGTCCTCACGCGCCTACTCCCCGACCCGGACCCCTTCTCCCTCAACACCGTGCTCCGCATCGCCGCGTCCTCTCCGCGCCCTTCCCTCGCGCTCGCGCTCCACGCCCGCCGCCTCGCGCCGCCGGACACGCACACCTACCCGCCGCTCCTGCAGGCGTGCGCGCGCCTCCTGTCACTCCGCGACGGGGAGCGCATCCACGCCGAGGCCGCCAAGAACGGGCTTGCCACGCTCGTCTTCGTCAAGAACTCGCTGGTTCACCTCTATGGCGCGTGCGGCCTCTTCGAGAGCGCGCACAGGGTGTTCGACGAAATCCCCGTCCGCGAGTGCAACCTCGTCTCCTGGAACTCGATGCTCAACGGGTTCGCGGCCAATGGACGCCCCAACGAGGTTCTCACCATCTTCCGGGAGATGTTGGACGTGAACTTCATGCCAGATGGATTCACCATGGTGAGCGTGCTGACCGGGTCTGCTGAGATTGGCGCGCTTGCTCTTGGGAGGAGGGTGCATGTTTATCTGACGAAGGTTGGGTTGGTGGGGAACTCACATGTTGGTAACGCCCTGATTGATTTGTATGCCAAGTGTGGCTGTGTCGAGGATGCAAGGAGGGTGTTTGAGGAGATGGGGACAGAGCGAACCGTTGTCTCCTGGACATCGTTGATTGTAGGCTTGGCGGTGAATGGTTTTGGGAAGGAGGCACTTGAGCTGTTCGGTGTGATGGAGAGGGAGAAGCTTGTGCCGACTGAAATCACAATGGTAGGAGTGCTGTATGCTTGCAGCCACTGTGGACTGGTTGATGATGGGTTTATGTATTTTGATAGGATGAAAGAGGAGTACAACATTGCACCAAGGATTGAGCATTTGGGATGCATGGTGGATCTGTTGGGGAGAGCTGGTAAAGTCAAGGAAGCATATGATTATATTCTCACCATGCCACTGGAGCCAAATGCTGTCGTGTGGAGGACCTTGTTGGGTGCCTGTGCAATGCACAAGAAGTTGGAACTTGGGGAGGCTGCTTGGGCACGTCTGGTTGAGCTTGATCCAGGGCACAGTGGAGATTATGTTCTCCTCTCGAACCTTTATGCTGCTGTTGGGAGATGGGCCGATGTTCATGTGCTTAGAAAAACAATGGTCAAGGATGGAGTGAGGAAGAACCCTGGACGCAGCCTTGTGGAACTCCGCAACTATGTGTATGAGTTTGTTATGGGTGATAGGTCTCATCCTGAGAGTGAACAGATATACCAAATGCTTGCTGAGATAGCTGATAGATTGAGACGTGAGGGTTATATCCCACGTACAAGCAATGTGTTGGCAGATATAGAGGAGGAAGAGAAAGAGACTGCCTTGAACTACCATAGCGAGAGGTTGGCCATTGCATTTGCTTTGTTGAACTCTCTTTCTGGTACTCCTATCAGGATAGTGAAGAATTTGAGGGTGTGTGGGGATTGTCATACTGCAATTAAGCTAATATCAAAGATTTATGATCGGGAGATCATTGTGAGGGACCGCAGTAGGTTCCACCATTTCAAAGGTGGATCATGTTCATGTAAAGACTATTGGTAG
- the LOC136541417 gene encoding CSC1-like protein ERD4 — protein MDLASFITSVLTSFVIFVALVLVFTWLSRRPGNAPVYYPNLLLRGLDPWEGRGRGTRSPVGWIRDAISASEPDVVVAGGVDAAVYLVFLSSVLSILVYSGIVLLPVLLPVAATGRALVVIPPNPNNSSQSTQDFSPIERLGVGNVPEGSMRLWAFLLSVYWVSFVTYFVLWKSYKHVSNLRATARSTPDVKPEEFAVLVRNIPRPSPDETIKDFVDSYFRALHPNTFYRSMVVTDHTKADKIYQEIEGHKLKIARAETVYANSKTESNPEGTKPTHRIGFLGLIGKKVDSIEYCSEQIKELLPKLEAEQKTTLHEKQQRAAIVIFNSRSAAASASQTLHAQVYDKWTVMEAPEPCQILWANLPRNLYERQIRQSVVYVIVFLIVFFYMVPIAAIAAVTTLENLEKKLPFLKVVVEQPAIKTVLEAYLPQIALIVFLALLPTLLMFLSKQEGIPSQSHAVRAASGKYFYFIVFNVFLCYTLGSTLFKSLTTILDHPSGIVDMLAKSLPGSATFFLTFVALKFFVGYGLELSRLVPLIIFHLKRKCLCKTEDDVKAAWAPGDLGYNTRVPNDMLIATVVLCYSVIAPLIIPFGVAYFALGWLIAKNQILRVYVRSYESYGRMWPHMHTRIIMALMVYQITMIGFIPLKKFNYAPVLVPLLPISIIFAYVCHMRFYPAFAKTPLEVVAQHDLKETPNMEAIYTSYIPPCLKPEKLEDLDAFEDAQSHTTSRAPSV, from the exons ATGGACCTCGCGTCGTTCATCACGTCCGTGCTGACGTCGTTCGTCATCTTCGTGGCGCTGGTGCTGGTGTTCACCTGGCTGTCGCGCCGCCCCGGGAACGCGCCCGTGTACTACCCCAACCTCCTCCTCCGCGGGCTGGACCCGTGGGAGGGCCGCGGGCGCGGCACGCGGAGCCCCGTCGGGTGGATCCGTGACGCCATCTCCGCGTCGGAGCCTGACGTCGTCGTCGCCGGCGGGGTCGACGCCGCCGTCTACCTCGTCTTCCTCTCCTCTG TGCTGTCGATCTTGGTGTACTCTGGGATTGTGCTCCTTCCAGTTCTCCTCCCAGTTGCTGCAACTGGTCGTGCCCTAGTTGTCATCCCTCCTAATCCCAACAATTCATCTCAATCGACTCAGGACTTCTCGCCGATTGAAAGGCTAGGAGTGGGCAATGTTCCT GAAGGAAGTATGAGGCTGTGGGCATTTCTGTTGTCAGTCTATTGGGTTTCCTTTGTCACCTATTTCGTCCTATGGAAATCCTACAAGCATGTGTCAAATTTGAGAGCTACTGCAAGATCAACACCAGATGTTAAACCAGAGGAGTTTGCGGTGTTAGTGAGAAATATCCCTAGACCATCTCCAGATGAAACTATAAAAGACTTTGTTGACTCATATTTCCGAGCACTTCACCCAAATACTTTCTACAGATCAATGGTTGTGACAGatcacacaaag GCTGATAAAATATACCAAGAGATCGAAGGTCACAAGCTGAAAATTGCTCGTGCTGAAACCGTATATGCAAACTCGAAAACTGAAAGTAATCCTGAGGGCACAAAGCCTACTCATAGGATTGGATTCCTTGGTCTTATTGGTAAAAAGGTTGACTCAATTGAATACTGTAGTGAGCAGATTAAGGAATTACTGCCCAAACTGGAGGCTGAACAGAAGACTACCCTTCATGAGAAACAGCAGAGGGCTGCCATTGTCATCTTCAATAGCAGATCTGCTGCAGCTTCTGCATCTCAGACTCTCCATGCTCAGGTGTATGATAAATGGACAGTTATGGAAGCTCCTGAACCATGTCAGATACTATGGGCCAACCTTCCGAGGAATCTATATGAGAGGCAAATCAGACAGTCTGTGGTCTATGTTATTGTCTTTCTCATTGTTTTTTTCTATATGGTTCCTATCGCTGCTATCGCTGCTGTTACAACTCTCGAAAACCTGGAGAAGAAGCTGCCCTTCCTGAAGGTAGTGGTGGAACAACCAGCAATCAAGACGGTCTTGGAGGCTTACCTTCCCCAGATTGCGCTCATTGTGTTCCTCGCTTTGTTACCTACTCTTCTTATGTTTCTCTCAAAACAAGAGGGGATCCCTTCGCAGAGCCATGCAGTCAGGGCGGCATCAGGAAAATATTTCTATTTCATTGTTTTCAATGTCTTCCTCTGTTATACACTTGGAAGCACATTGTTCAAATCTTTGACAACCATTCTCGATCACCCTTCTGGGATTGTGGATATGCTTGCCAAGAGCCTGCCAGGAAGTGCAACATTCTTCCTTACATTTGTCGCGCTGAA ATTCTTTGTTGGCTATGGGCTTGAGCTCTCTCGCTTGGTTCCTCTCATCATTTTCCACCTGAAAAGGAAGTGCCTATGCAAGACGGAGGATGATGTGAAAGCAGCATGGGCTCCAGGAGACCTGGGATATAACACCAGGGTCCCAAATGACATGCTCATCGCAACAGTTGTTCTGTGCTACTCAGTCATTGCACCTTTGATTATTCCATTCGGTGTTGCATACTTTGCCCTTGGATGGCTTATAGCGAAAAATCAG ATTCTGAGAGTTTATGTTCGTAGCTACGAAAGCTACGGACGAATGTGGCCACACATGCACACGAGGATCATCATGGCTCTGATGGTTTACCAGATTACCATGATCGGCTTCATCCCCCTGAAAAAGTTTAACTATGCACCTGTTCTTGTGCCCCTGCTTCCAATAAGCATCATCTTCGCCTATGTCTGCCATATGCGCTTTTACCCAGCATTTGCCAAGACTCCTCTGGAGGTGGTGGCGCAGCATGACCTGAAGGAAACTCCAAACATGGAAGCCATCTACACCTCATACATACCTCCGTGCTTGAAGCCCGAAAAGCTCGAAGACTTGGATGCATTTGAGGATGCTCAGTCGCACACCACCTCCAGAGCCCCATCTGTTTAG
- the LOC136541423 gene encoding light-harvesting complex-like protein OHP1, chloroplastic: protein MAAKCALSAPSFLAHRPLCRKRLAPCLPSPRPRALALRASAAKLPPGVEVPRVQPKLSEPFLGFTQTAEIWNSRACMIGLIGTFIVELVLNKGILQMIGVEVGKGLDLPL from the exons ATGGCAGCAAAGTGTGCTCTTTCCGCACCATCCTTCTTGGCTCATCGACCCCTCTGCCGCAAGAGACTTGCTCCGTGCCTGCCATCGCCAAGACCAAGAGCCCTTGCTCTGAGAGCGAGTGCTGCAAAGCTTCCTCCAGGG GTTGAAGTGCCCAGGGTGCAGCCCAAGCTGAGCGAGCCCTTCTTGGGGTTCACCCAGACTGCCGAGATCTGGAACTCCAGGGCCTGCATGATTGGCCTCATCGGCACCTTCATTGTGGAGCTG GTGCTAAACAAGGGGATTCTTCAGATGATTGGGGTGGAGGTGGGCAAGGGTCTAGACCTTCCTCTTTAA
- the LOC136541420 gene encoding major pollen allergen Ole e 10-like isoform X2 → MTPCTKASAAAGRITPQEKAESVTPIPTLSPPEGNMTFIDGVTWCVARPGATQEDLQNALDWACGPGGADCSQLQPGGRCYQPNTLLTHASYAFNIFYQQNGNSDIACNFGGAGALVKRDPSFGSCKFMASETSAAASSTMLGRRVWIAMVALISLQLRV, encoded by the exons ATGACACCATGCACCAAAG CCTCTGCAGCCGCCGGACGCATCACGCCACAGGAAAAGGCGGAGTCCGTGACGCCGATCCCGACACTGTCGCCACCGGAAGGCAACATGACGTTCATCGACGGGGTGACGTGGTGCGTGGCCCGGCCGGGCGCCACCCAGGAGGACCTCCAGAACGCGCTGGACTGGGCGTGCGGCCCCGGCGGCGCCGACTGCTCCCAGCTGCAGCCGGGCGGCCGGTGCTACCAGCCGAACACGCTCCTCACCCACGCCTCCTACGCCTTCAACATCTTCTACCAGCAGAACGGCAACTCCGACATCGCCTGCAACTTCGGCGGCGCCGGAGCCCTCGTCAAGCGGGACCCAA GTTTCGGATCGTGCAAGTTCATGGCATCTGA gacttctgcagcagcttcgtcAACGATGCTGGGAAGAAGGGTGTGGATAGCCATGGTCGCTCTGATCTCACTCCAGCTGAGAGTTTAG
- the LOC136541420 gene encoding major pollen allergen Ole e 10-like isoform X1 — translation MKRKELMIMHGVLILGWFIASAAAGRITPQEKAESVTPIPTLSPPEGNMTFIDGVTWCVARPGATQEDLQNALDWACGPGGADCSQLQPGGRCYQPNTLLTHASYAFNIFYQQNGNSDIACNFGGAGALVKRDPSFGSCKFMASETSAAASSTMLGRRVWIAMVALISLQLRV, via the exons ATGAAGAGAAAGGAGCTGATGATCATGCACGGCGTTTTGATTCTTGGTTGGTTCATAG CCTCTGCAGCCGCCGGACGCATCACGCCACAGGAAAAGGCGGAGTCCGTGACGCCGATCCCGACACTGTCGCCACCGGAAGGCAACATGACGTTCATCGACGGGGTGACGTGGTGCGTGGCCCGGCCGGGCGCCACCCAGGAGGACCTCCAGAACGCGCTGGACTGGGCGTGCGGCCCCGGCGGCGCCGACTGCTCCCAGCTGCAGCCGGGCGGCCGGTGCTACCAGCCGAACACGCTCCTCACCCACGCCTCCTACGCCTTCAACATCTTCTACCAGCAGAACGGCAACTCCGACATCGCCTGCAACTTCGGCGGCGCCGGAGCCCTCGTCAAGCGGGACCCAA GTTTCGGATCGTGCAAGTTCATGGCATCTGA gacttctgcagcagcttcgtcAACGATGCTGGGAAGAAGGGTGTGGATAGCCATGGTCGCTCTGATCTCACTCCAGCTGAGAGTTTAG